The Silene latifolia isolate original U9 population chromosome 4, ASM4854445v1, whole genome shotgun sequence region tgagaaataaaaaattaaatcgtAAGAAGTCATGAAAATagttttctttttgatttttttaatgatAAATTAATGACGTTACTTtataaatatttactaataataTATTTGTTAACGACAatttttttatcataaataatcaacgaatttttatcataaagttcttaagaaaaaataaataatttcTTTATCATAGAAAGACCGGAAATAAATTTATGCAGAATGTGAAATATTGAATGTTATATATATTCAAATCTAAAAGAATATGCCATTTATATAACCCGTCATGTAAATACTTATAGAGTtatagtatatgctaaaaatacaaAACCCTATTCTAGGAAAcatgttttaggcgggaaaatttgaagtttcgcctattcatttagtaaataaggGAATTCCAAACTAGTTTTTGTACTCGTGAATCCGTGATATGCGTTTAAAAGTAACTACATTTTCACCCGtgtttgtttggctttaattTATTTTGTTCCCATCATAATGCATTTATTTCTAAATTTATGTATAAGACGACTTGAGAATGTTACATGACGCATTTCATATATCCttatagtataatattaattttctTACGTTATtatattatttgagaaagttataaaaattcgaatttaatgtttattatgttCTTGTTAGTAAAAACATTAAAATAATTACTTCGGGCCAGGTTAGTTGGATGACGGTTTCAATCCTAAAATAACAGATAATTTCGGGTTTGGGTTATTTCGGGCCGCGGGTCAAGATTTACAGGTCTTGACCTAAAAAATCGAGTTGGGTCGGATCAGGTTTATGGGCCGCGTCATATTTTGACAAGTCAACATGTGACTATTTTTGTTTTTGGGCCTGAAATCACTTACGACTATACAAGTTCCCTTGTTGATACTAGAAGCCTAGAATAGCCTGTCtataaggctctgtttggtaaaactaactgaaaaggtagctgaaacctgaaaaggtagctgaaaactgaaaagctaactgaaagtCTGAAACCTTAAAAGCTAACTGattaggtagctgaaaattaggaattGGTAAGctagctgattatataaaaaagtgtgtggcaaactaactgaaaaggtaaaaacggaaaattaaatcaaaacaggtacttgaaatctcaaatgctactctaggtagcatttcatttcaggtagcttatttgattaaataagcTATTTGCCAAACGCGtataaaaaaataaggtacctgaaattttggtcaaataagctactttgaccaaatcaggtaaCTGAAATGCCTTGCCAAACAAAGCCTAAGAGCCTCTTGACTCGGTATGTCGAGAGTTGAATGACAAAGGAAGCGAGATGGTAATAAACCACAAGAAAAAATATCCATATTTGATCGAAATAGCAAACCTTTCAGATCGGATATTAAAAAAATTGGATCGAATTCGAACCGGAGATCGGATCAGTTCGGATAATCAACTTTTTTACTAAGCCCTAAACCCTAGTCCCTAATCGCTAATCCCTAGTCCCTAGTCGTAACTCGTAAGTATAAAACGGGTCTTCAGTCTTTACACTCTGACTCTAGTCTTTCGTCtgtactcataagttgaataacAAAGAAAGCAAAATGTTGAGAATCCGAATTCGTTGCTGCAAATACAGTGTTCAAGTTGCTGAGAATTATTTGCATAATTTTCAACATCTACTACTCTATTCAACCAATTCCtctaatcaaaaccctaaattcCCAAATCAATCTTACACCAATTATTTAATTGATAATCTGGGTTTCTCTCATCAACAAGCTCACTCCATTTCTACCAAGCTTTATTACAAGTTTGATGATGCTCACTTCTCCAAATTCTCTGGTAATGCTAATTCTGTTATTCATTTCTTAAAACAACACCGTTTTGATAATACCCATATCAAAAAGGTTGTATCTTCTTACCCTCAAATCTTATCTGCTAATGTtgaccaaaccctaaaacccAAATTTAAACTTTTCCAAGATCATGGTTTTTCTGAGTCTGATTTAGTTGCTGTTATTTTTTCGACTCCGTCAATTGTATCGAAACGTATGGATCCTGCTATCCGTGATCTTAGGGCAATTTTAGGTAGTACTGAAAACCTAATCAAGTTTTTTAGAAAACCCAATTTATCAATCTCACCATCTGGTTTGGTAAATCTTAATTCAAATATTGCATTGTTGAATAAAGAGTATGGTATTGATATTAATGTTATTCGGAATGCCATTCTTCAGTTTCCCGGATCTTATTTGACAAATACCGACGTTTTCGAAAATATAGTGGTTAGGGTTGAAAAGGAATTAGGGATTCCTCGAAATTCCGGGATGTTTACATACGGCATACGTTTGTTGTGTGGTTCTAGTAAGAAGAGTATGGAATCGAAATGCGAGGTGTTCAAAAGCTTTGGATGGAGTGAATATGATGTTTCTGAAGTAATGAGGAGAAATCCTCTACTTTTTCTAATGTCTGAAGAAAATATCAGGAAAAAGTTGGATTTTTTGATGACTGAGATGGGTTACAAGCCCGATTTCTTAGCTAGACGTTCGGTGTTGGTGGGTTTAAGCCTTGAGAAGCGATTGGTGCCTAGGCATCGGGTGGTGTTGGTTTTAAAGGAGAAAGGTTTGTTAGATTACAACTTCTCTGCTGCCGTCAGAAAATCTGAGAAGCAGTTCTTAAAGATACTTATTGAACCTTTTAAGGAGGATGCACCAGGTCTTCTCGAACTTTATCAAAGCAGCAAAGGTTGTTCCAACGTTGACGCCCTCTCGTAGCCAAGTTTATAGTTAGTTTACCCGAGTCGCAGAGGTTGGTCCAACTTTTTTCTCTCTTTCCTATGCTGCACTGAAAAATATTGTCGAATGTGTTTTATAGCTGTAGTTGGTTAATGTCATTGTATGCTTGACTTATGATTGAAACGACATTCCTCATGGGTTATTTTCTACGGTGTGCACTCTTCACGTTGTCATGGTCAGTGTTTTGTTAATAGTATGAAAAAATTGGAAGTCAGAGTGCCTCTGGTTGATGTCTTCAATTCTGGTTCTTTAGGACTTACCTGACTTCCTGTTCATGTTGTGTGCCTGTCTTCCAAGTTCTATATTTCGTCTTCTACGAATTAATTTCTTTGTTGAAGTATTAGCATTTGAATTCGAGTATAACTATGATCTCTCTTACTTTTGTTCTCATGTTCTTGGTTTTTTCCTCTTTTGAGCTTCTGGTTCGGGATTTTCGAACGTGGAGACTATATAATGATTTCTAATGGATATTATGGTGGCCTCGCGGTGTGATTTGTGGAGTGTAGAATGTTTGAGTTTTACCTTATTGCTTTTTGAATTGAAGGAGTGAGGTAGTTTTAATGGCTGAGGTGTGTATGGATTGGTAGAGACTATAAATGGTGAAAGCTTGTTTAAGAGACACTAACGATGGAAGCTGAAGAAACGTTCTTGGGTTTTTAAAACCAAAATGGGGGATTGTATCTAGTATCTACTTGTTATAAACCGTCAGCCATCAAGCAGTACTGAAGGATTCAGGACGTTTACCGTAGATTAGTGAAGAGAAGTTTATTTTATAATTGTATGATTTAATCCTTAGAAATGTTATCTGTAGATTAGAATGATTTCTTTATGTGCGTTTAGCTTACTCTTAAGAATGAGGAGTGAATGCgacctctctttctctctccccGGGTCCAGCCATAGCTACGAATGTGACCTAACCGGCTCATAAATTTAGGCTTGAGCTTGTAATCGGCTCAACTCTCAAGGTTCACAAAGCCTGAAAAAATGATGTTTGGGTTTAGCTTGGTtcaatttattaatttatttttgtatTGAATTTTCCaactttaatttttaaaaacacaCTGTTTTTTCATTTGAGCCTTATTGGTTGAATCAATCTCAACTTGGGCTA contains the following coding sequences:
- the LOC141653090 gene encoding transcription termination factor MTERF15, mitochondrial-like, whose translation is MLRIRIRCCKYSVQVAENYLHNFQHLLLYSTNSSNQNPKFPNQSYTNYLIDNLGFSHQQAHSISTKLYYKFDDAHFSKFSGNANSVIHFLKQHRFDNTHIKKVVSSYPQILSANVDQTLKPKFKLFQDHGFSESDLVAVIFSTPSIVSKRMDPAIRDLRAILGSTENLIKFFRKPNLSISPSGLVNLNSNIALLNKEYGIDINVIRNAILQFPGSYLTNTDVFENIVVRVEKELGIPRNSGMFTYGIRLLCGSSKKSMESKCEVFKSFGWSEYDVSEVMRRNPLLFLMSEENIRKKLDFLMTEMGYKPDFLARRSVLVGLSLEKRLVPRHRVVLVLKEKGLLDYNFSAAVRKSEKQFLKILIEPFKEDAPGLLELYQSSKGCSNVDALS